A part of Papaver somniferum cultivar HN1 unplaced genomic scaffold, ASM357369v1 unplaced-scaffold_25, whole genome shotgun sequence genomic DNA contains:
- the LOC113341149 gene encoding proliferating cell nuclear antigen — MLELRLVQGSLLKKVMESLKDLVNDANFDCSATGFSLQAMDSSHVALVALLLRSEGFEHYRCDRNISMGMKLENLTKILKCAGNDDIITIKGDDGGDTVTFMFESPSQDKIADFEMKLMDIDSEHLGIPDAEYQAIVRMPSAEFARICKDLSTIGDTVVISVTKEGVKFSTKGDIGTANIVCRQNTTVDKPEEATVIEMQEPVSLTFALRYMNSFTKATPLSNTVTISLSSELPVVVEYKIAEMGYIRFYLAPKIEEDEEDTKPQV, encoded by the exons ATGTTGGAACTAAGGTTGGTGCAAGGGAGTTTGTTGAAGAAAGTAATGGAATCATTGAAAGATCTAGTTAATGATGCAAACTTTGATTGTTCAGCAACTGGGTTCTCTCTACAAGCTATGGATTCAAGTCATGTAGCTCTTGTTGCCCTGTTACTTAGATCTGAAGGTTTTGAACATTATCGATGTGACCGTAATATCTCTATGGGTATGAAGCTCGAAAACTTGACAAAGATCTTGAAGTGTGCTGGTAATGATGATATTATCACCATtaaaggtgatgatggtggtgatacTGTTACTTTCATGTTTGAAAGCCCTA GTCAGGATAAGATTGCTGATTTCGAAATGAAGTTGATGGACATTGATAGCGAACATCTTGGTATTCCGGATGCCGAGTATCAAGCTATTGTTAGGATGCCATCCGCTGAGTTTGCAAGGATTTGCAAGGACTTGAGCACCATTGGAGATACTG TTGTAATCTCTGTGACAAAAGAAGGTGTGAAGTTCTCCACAAAGGGTGATATTGGGACTGCAAATATCGTCTGCAGGCAGAACACAACTGTTGATAAG CCAGAAGAAGCTACTGTCATTGAGATGCAGGAACCAGTATCACTAACATTTGCACTCCGATATATGAACTCTTTCACCAAAGCAACACCGTTGTCCAACACCGTAACTATCAGCTTGTCTTCGGAGTTGCCTGTTGTCGTTGAATACAAGATTGCTGAAATGGGTTACATTAGGTTCTACCTGGCTCCCAAGattgaagaagatgaggaagatacAAAGCCCCAAGTTTGA
- the LOC113341178 gene encoding probable sugar phosphate/phosphate translocator At3g11320 codes for MSSMKGSNSRFFTIGLVTAWYSSNIGVLLLNKYLLSNYGFKYPIFLTMCHMTACSLFSYVAIAWMKMVPMQTIRSRVQFMKIAALSLVFCASVVSGNVSLRFLPVSFNQAIGATTPFFTAVFAYIMTVKREAWLTYATLVPVVTGVVIASGGEPSFHLFGFIMCVGATAARALKSVLQGILLTNEGEKLNSMNLLLYMAPIAVVFLLPATLFMEENVVGITLALAREDVKIIWYLLFNSALAYFVNLTNFLVTKHTSALTLQVLGNAKGAVAVVVSILIFRNPVSVTGMLGYSLTVFGVILYSEAKKRSSK; via the exons atgtcGTCAATGAAGGGTAGTAACAGTAGATTCTTCACGATCGGGTTGGTAACAGCGTGGTATTCATCAAATATTGGGGTGTTACTGTTAAACAAGTATTTGTTAAGTAACTATGGATTCAAATACCCGATCTTCTTAACTATGTGTCATATGACAGCATGTTCATTGTTTAGTTATGTTGCAATTGCTTGGATGAAAATGGTACCTATGCAAACAATTAGGTCTAGAGTTCAATTTATGAAGATCGCAGCATTGAGTCTTGTGTTTTGTGCATCAGTTGTTAGTGGGAATGTTTCATTGAGGTTTTTGCCTGTTTCTTTCAATCAAGCTATTGGTGCTACTACACCTTTCTTTACTGCTGTGTTTGCTTATATTATGACTGTGAAAAGAGAAGCTTGGCTTACTTATGCGACCCTTGTTCCTGTTGTTACTGGAGTTGTCATTGCATCCGGG GGTGAACCAAGTTTCCATCTATTTGGCTTTATAATGTGTGTCGGTGCTACTGCTGCCAGGGCACTAAAGTCAGTGCTACAAGGAATTCTACTGACCAATGAAGG GGAAAAGTTGAACTCAATGAACCTCCTTTTGTACATGGCTCCAATAGCGGTGGTATTCCTTCTTCCTGCAACtcttttcatggaagaaaatgtggTTGGAATCACGCTGGCACTTGCAAGGGAGGATGTGAAGATCATATGGTACCTGCTCTTCAATTCTGCGCTGGCTTATTTTGTAAATTTGACAAACTTCTTGGTCACGAAACACACCAGTGCTTTGACACTCCAG GTTTTGGGTAATGCAAAAGGGGCTGTTGCTGTGGTTGTTTCAATTCTCATCTTCAGAAACCCAGTCTCTGTGACTGGAATGCTTGGGTACTCTCTTACAGTCTTCGGAGTCATCCTCTACAGTGAagccaagaaaagaagtagcaaatGA